A genomic segment from Nicotiana sylvestris chromosome 1, ASM39365v2, whole genome shotgun sequence encodes:
- the LOC138871977 gene encoding uncharacterized protein has translation MARELEMDISYQQLVRIAWRIEGMHVREKEERETKRSRESDHFSGARAPATGRHGRVYMSRPVHSALPAASVIPAPPRPQEPYYVPPISSVPTARGAFRGQSSRHGPSQSWLLRPPRACFERGDTCHMIVPHSTKPISSIPESDDKDSLISNLAEELKKLTSQIQGVEGSKGIGGLNYEDICIQTDVELSEEYKPPKFEMFDGTWDPRVHLRTYCNKLVGVGNDERIHIKLFMRSLKGDTLSWYISQYSKKWSNWVSMATDFMDRFKFNTENVPDMFYIQNLKNKPKETFHEYATH, from the exons atggctcgtgagttagagatggatatctcTTATCAGCAACTAGTGAGAATTGCTTGGAgaattgagggtatgcatgttagggagaaagaggagagggagaccaagaggtctcgagagtcggacCATTTCTCTGGTGCTCGTGCCCCAGctacaggtcgtcatggtagggtttatatgagtcgccctgttcattcagctcttccagcagccagtgttATTCCAGcccctcctaggcctcaggagccttattatgtaccTCCGATTTCTAGCGTGCCTACTGCGCgaggtgcttttagaggtcagtctagcagacatGGCCCAAGCCAGTCATGGCTGctacgtcctcccagagcttgttttgagcgtggtgacacatgccacatg ATCGTACCACACTCCACCAAACCCATCTCAAGCATACCTGAATcggatgataaagactcactcatcagtaacttggctgaagaacttaagaagttgactagtcaaattcagggcgtcgaaggaagtaaggggattggagggttgaactacgaagatatTTGCATACAAACCGATGTCGAACTGTCCGAGgagtacaaacctcctaagttcgagatgtttgatggtacatgggatccaagagttcatttgagaacatactgcaacaagctggtcggagtaggaaatGACGAAAGGATCCACATtaaacttttcatgaggagtctgaaaggagatactttgtcttggtacattagccaatattcaaagaaatggtcgaactgggtgagtatggcaaccgactttatggacagattcaagTTCAACACTGAAAATGTACCAGatatgttctacatccagaacctaaagaacaAGCCCAAGGAAACATTCCACGAGTATGCTACACActag